The Waddliaceae bacterium DNA window TATGACCCAGTCCCGGCAATAACAGGAACCCTGCCGTTTACAACATCAACAACGGTTTTTATTACATTACGTTGTTCTTCGTCGGAAAGCGTCGGCGACTCTCCCGTCGTTCCACATGGAACGATACCATTAGTACCTTCAGCAATATGCCACTCCACCAGTTCTTTTATCTTTGCATAATCGACCTCGCCTTCTTTTGTAAAAGGCGTTACAAGTGCTACTATCGATCCCGAAAACATCGCTTTTCTCCTTATTTTATTAAAAAAAAGAGGCTTTACAGCCTCTTTTTTTTCGTTTTACTGTTTTTTCTAAAGCCCCTTCATAAATGTGTCGTAACTTCCTGAAAGCCTCTCGCTGATATCCATCATCATATCGAAAGTTTTATCGGCTTCGTCCATCACAGACATCATAGAATCGACATCATCTACTTCTTCAGTGATAAAATCTTCGATCTTTTTTGCGGCGTTTTCTTGCAGCGCAGAAACCTCTTCAAAACAGCTTGACAATGCTTTTTTTATCCCCTTTGGCTTCTCCGCCACAAGGGCTACAGACTCCCCTTCTTTAGGAGAAAAAGTGTCACCATCTTTCTTCATAGCCACCGCCTTTTTCTTATATTGTAAGACTTTAACCTTTTTGTGACAATACTATCACGTTATTTCCCAGTCTATAGGATCTTTGCCATAGCTTATAAGAATCTCGTTTATCTTCGAAAAATGCCTGCACCCAAGAAAGCCCTGTACCGAAAACGGCGATGGATGCGCTGCCGTTAAAATGGTATGATGTTTTCCAATGAGAGGCCTCTTCTCTTGTGCAGAACGTCCCCACAACACAAAGATAATTGGCTCCTGCCGCTCTCCAAGAAGATTGATAACAGCGTCTGTAAAGCGCTCCCATCCTTTGCCGCGATGTGACTGAGGACTCCCCTGTCGTACAGTAAGAGTTGTGTTCAACAAAAGTATTCCTTGTTGCGCCCAAGAAAGTAGCGAACCATGATACGGCGGTGATATGCCAACGTCAGCAATAAGCTCTTTAAAGATGTTTTTAAGCGACGGAGGAATTGTAACGCCTTTATTAACGCTGAAACAAAGCCCGTGAGCTTGTCCTGGCCCATGATATGGGTCCTGCCCAACAATTACTACTTTAACAGCATCATAGGGCGTCTGCTTAAAAGCATTAAAAACAAACTCTTTCGTGGGGTATATTGGAACCCCTGAAGCACGTTCTTTCTCAACAAAAGCGGCAAGCCCGGCAATATACGGCTCACTCAGTTCCTTCGCCAACACTTTCTGCCAGCTCGGATCCATCTGATTCGTCGGTATCATCATTGACTTCATATTCTTCTTCTCCGTCATACTCTTCTATAACATCAAATTCTTCATCGAAATCATCAATATCGTTAATATCATCAACAGCAACAATCTCTTTTTCTTCTTCGATATCGTTGTTAATTAAGACCGTATCTTCTTCAATGTCGTTAATAAAAATAGTTTCCACGGCCGAAACAATAGCATTGGCATACTCTTTGTAGCCATGTTGAAAATCGTTTTCGGTAAGGCTATATTCAACGTCTGGCTTTACACCAAGGTTCTCTATAGGATTTTTATCGGCACGCTCGGCAATGGTCGTTGTATAAGAGAACCCCCTAACACCGAAAATATTAGGATATTGAAAAACGCTTATCATTCCTCCTGCACCAGAGGTCTTAGTTCCAAAAATCGTTGCACGTTGATTGTCTTGCAATATCGCCGGAAAAAAGTCCCCTCCTGAAACATCAAGCTCATTAACAACTACCATAAGAGGCTTCGTATAGTTCGCTTTATAATGAGGATTTATATAGTCCATACCTAAAAAATGATAAGGCTCTGTTATTTGAGAACCTTTATTCCATTGCTCTATAATAAACCTACAATAATCGATAAAAATACGTACGAATTCATAGCTTACAGGATAGCCTAAAAACGTGTCTCCAAAAGCAGCTTTAGCATCGTCATCTGATTTTATATTTTCAAGCTCTGGAAGGAGCATAGCAGCAAAAAAAACATTCTCTTGTGATATCGCCATCTTATGCTTTGGCGTCTCCAGCGCCGTCTTCGTCAACATCGACGACAAAACATAAACATAGCTTACCAGCCCTCCAGGGTTGTTAATCTGGTCTATTATAAGAGCGTCTGTTTCAGAATCAAACTTTTCTATGATCTTAGCAAAAGCATCGACATATTCATCAAGAAAACAACGAGAACAGTCGGGCATATAAGTTGGTATTCGTATATACCCCACCCTTTTTTGTTGTGGAGACTCGAAAATATATGCATTAAACAAATCGTCATCTTTTGTCTTCCATACAATATTTCCAAGCTCCGGGATGGTGCTTTCTCGAGCTCCAAAAGACCATGATGATATTTTTTTCTCTTCAGGAAAAAACTTTTTTAGTGCTTTTACGTTATTATCAAGAATAGCCTCTGCTCTTTCACGTAAAGAAAACTCTTTTGTTCCGCTCTTAAAAAGCGGCGTGTCGTTATTGATTTTTTCGGGGACATACTCCCATGAAAGCTGATGAGAATACGTGTTCTCATCATTCTTTGGCTTTACATCTATTATAATAGGCCCACGGGGGACATCATGACCGAAAAACCCTAGGCGAGTCGTGACAAACCCTTCAGCAAACCTTCTATCTGTTTCACTATTATTATCGCCAGAATATCGATTTTGCAGGTCAACAACAACCTCATAAGCAGGAACGCCGTCAAAAAGCACAAGCTCATCGCCTATCTCAAAAGGAAAGCTTTCTTTTGGTAGTTTTTTACGGTCGATACCTGTTATAAAGATCTTATCATTAACACCATGAACCTCAAAAGGTAGGGATGCCATTTCAGTAGAAACGAAAAAAACAGAAGTGTGATAGTCTTTCATCGTCTTGAAAAAATTTTGTAAAATCAACTGGTAGTCTTTTACAGAGATCTCTGACATATCCCATATAGAGCTTTTCGCCTTCTCAACCTCTCTTTCAAGGTCCCACCCAATATGCTGTTTTTTCCATTCCGCAGGAGCATAATGGTTCGACAATATAGTCTGTATAATATCGAGATCTGAACACATCTGCTTCCTCGTTTGAAACGAAGCCGATCCCTTCTCCCCATCAGAAGCCATCGCCGTCGAAAAAAAGAAACAACAAGAAAGTAATAATGTAATACATGCCTTCATAACAAATCCTTATCTAATAAATTCTTTATTTTTGCTGAAAAACCGTGCTTGACGATAAACGAGAGATCATTCTACAATATCAAATCACTTAACACAAGGAATGAATAACTATGGATCTAGAACACAATAATGTCATACGCTTCAACGGAATCTCAAAAAAGAAAGACGGCATCTTCGCTAACTTTAAAGTTAAAGGTATACGCGGTGGCACATATTTCTCCGCCTCCATCACCGTCGACATATTGGCGGCAGATGTAGACCTTAACGACCCACTTGAAACAATCATAGAACAGTGCGCTAAAATTGCTCTTAAAGAGATAAAGCGCTCTGATTTTTCTATAGAAAGCATTTCCGCTGTATAAC harbors:
- the ung gene encoding uracil-DNA glycosylase, producing the protein MIPTNQMDPSWQKVLAKELSEPYIAGLAAFVEKERASGVPIYPTKEFVFNAFKQTPYDAVKVVIVGQDPYHGPGQAHGLCFSVNKGVTIPPSLKNIFKELIADVGISPPYHGSLLSWAQQGILLLNTTLTVRQGSPQSHRGKGWERFTDAVINLLGERQEPIIFVLWGRSAQEKRPLIGKHHTILTAAHPSPFSVQGFLGCRHFSKINEILISYGKDPIDWEIT
- a CDS encoding protease-like activity factor CPAF, which translates into the protein MKACITLLLSCCFFFSTAMASDGEKGSASFQTRKQMCSDLDIIQTILSNHYAPAEWKKQHIGWDLEREVEKAKSSIWDMSEISVKDYQLILQNFFKTMKDYHTSVFFVSTEMASLPFEVHGVNDKIFITGIDRKKLPKESFPFEIGDELVLFDGVPAYEVVVDLQNRYSGDNNSETDRRFAEGFVTTRLGFFGHDVPRGPIIIDVKPKNDENTYSHQLSWEYVPEKINNDTPLFKSGTKEFSLRERAEAILDNNVKALKKFFPEEKKISSWSFGARESTIPELGNIVWKTKDDDLFNAYIFESPQQKRVGYIRIPTYMPDCSRCFLDEYVDAFAKIIEKFDSETDALIIDQINNPGGLVSYVYVLSSMLTKTALETPKHKMAISQENVFFAAMLLPELENIKSDDDAKAAFGDTFLGYPVSYEFVRIFIDYCRFIIEQWNKGSQITEPYHFLGMDYINPHYKANYTKPLMVVVNELDVSGGDFFPAILQDNQRATIFGTKTSGAGGMISVFQYPNIFGVRGFSYTTTIAERADKNPIENLGVKPDVEYSLTENDFQHGYKEYANAIVSAVETIFINDIEEDTVLINNDIEEEKEIVAVDDINDIDDFDEEFDVIEEYDGEEEYEVNDDTDESDGSELAESVGEGTE